A section of the Prevotella melaninogenica genome encodes:
- a CDS encoding SusC/RagA family TonB-linked outer membrane protein, whose product MSNFMKVSQNRRKHPPFVSGRLAFSFALGLMAFAPSPVLANVDANTSMSVQQQKQSINGVVKDANGDPVIGASVLANGTPVGVTDMDGRFSVSVAPGTELKISYVGFATQSVMVRSGVTNYNITLKDENSALSEVVVVGYGTQKKANLSGSVAQLDSKALENRPISNVSSGLQGLLPGITVTGADGAPGLDNGTILVRGVGTLNSATPYILIDGVEAGTLNSLDPEDIASISVLKDASSAAIYGSKASNGVILVTTKRGQNGAPKVSYSGYFGIQNATALMERMNSADAAYYYNKALERSGKAARFSDEAIQKFRDGSDPYNYPNTDWYDLAFKTAWQNRHSVNVTGGNEYVKYLASAGYLKQSSILPNAGREQFNGRANLDMVLSKRITAHLNLSYIQNNYRDASSAYAGGSSDQIIRQLNIIAPWIVYKYEDGTYGTVSDGNPMAWLESGMTVNRNNRNFTGMLGIDYQIFNDLKLTLQGAYVDASQRYSYFQKFIQYNPNKASDPNKLEIAHYDWHRTTFDAFLNYDKSFAKHNFKAMLGWHTERYKYLPDWMYRKNFPNNELTDLNAGDASTQQNAGNTRELAMVSYFGRLNYDYAGRYLFEANFRSDASSRFAEAHRWGFFPSFSAAWRISEEPFMESSKSWLNNLKLRASWGQLGNQDALNDYYPWMNTYNLNAKYPFGGQLTPGYYQGSYHLETISWERSTTWGVGLDFTLFGGLTGSLDYYNRKTTGIIMDVSAPAEFALGAYKDNIGALRNQGVELSLAYAKQLNKDWTINVGANFSYNKNKILYLGEGTEYVVDKDNRNRRTAIGQQYKSYYMYKATGKFFNSQQEADDYTAKYGNPFGRKFMAGDLIYEDTNDDGKLDSNDRIYTKHTDIPAITYGFNLGATWKNVDFSMIWQGVGAVSHIYNREVLGEFSGDASHPSTLWKDSWTDDNHNAKLPRVFETGNSPSDMTRAMSTFWLWNTAYLRLKTLQLGYTLPKSALKAVGLEKVRIYYAGENLLTFDALPFNIDPEVTSERGSSYPLLRSHSIGINITF is encoded by the coding sequence ATGTCTAATTTTATGAAAGTAAGTCAGAACCGCAGAAAGCACCCACCATTTGTTAGTGGTCGCTTAGCTTTCTCTTTTGCACTTGGGTTGATGGCGTTTGCACCGTCCCCAGTATTAGCCAATGTGGATGCGAACACGAGTATGAGTGTTCAGCAGCAAAAGCAAAGTATTAATGGTGTGGTAAAAGATGCTAATGGCGACCCTGTCATTGGTGCTTCTGTACTGGCAAATGGTACTCCAGTAGGGGTGACCGACATGGATGGTCGCTTCTCAGTCTCTGTTGCTCCGGGTACGGAGTTGAAGATTAGTTATGTTGGTTTCGCCACTCAGAGCGTCATGGTGAGAAGTGGTGTGACGAACTATAACATTACCCTAAAGGATGAGAACAGCGCCTTGAGCGAGGTTGTTGTTGTCGGTTATGGTACACAGAAGAAGGCAAACCTCTCTGGTTCTGTTGCACAGCTTGATAGTAAGGCACTCGAAAACCGCCCTATCTCTAACGTGTCTTCAGGCTTGCAGGGCTTGCTTCCGGGTATCACGGTGACCGGAGCTGACGGTGCACCGGGTTTGGATAATGGTACGATTCTTGTGCGTGGTGTGGGAACATTGAACTCAGCTACGCCATATATCTTGATTGATGGTGTTGAAGCAGGAACATTGAACTCGCTCGACCCAGAGGATATAGCGAGTATTTCTGTCCTAAAAGATGCTTCTTCAGCAGCCATCTATGGTTCAAAAGCATCTAATGGTGTGATACTGGTAACTACAAAACGAGGACAGAATGGTGCGCCAAAGGTTAGTTATTCAGGTTATTTTGGTATTCAGAATGCAACAGCCTTGATGGAAAGGATGAACTCTGCCGATGCCGCTTACTATTATAATAAGGCATTGGAGCGTAGTGGTAAGGCTGCACGTTTCTCTGATGAAGCGATTCAGAAGTTCCGTGATGGTTCAGACCCTTACAACTATCCTAATACAGACTGGTACGATCTTGCATTCAAGACAGCTTGGCAGAACCGCCATAGCGTGAATGTTACAGGTGGTAACGAGTATGTGAAGTATCTTGCTTCTGCAGGTTATCTCAAGCAGAGCAGTATTCTTCCTAATGCAGGTCGTGAGCAGTTTAATGGTCGTGCAAATCTTGACATGGTGTTGTCAAAGCGCATCACTGCCCATCTTAACCTCTCTTATATCCAAAACAACTACCGCGATGCAAGTAGTGCATACGCTGGTGGTAGTAGCGATCAGATTATTCGTCAGCTGAATATCATCGCACCTTGGATTGTGTATAAGTACGAAGATGGTACATACGGTACTGTTTCTGATGGTAACCCAATGGCTTGGCTGGAGTCAGGTATGACCGTAAATCGCAACAACCGCAACTTTACGGGTATGTTGGGTATTGACTATCAGATTTTTAATGATTTGAAGTTGACGCTGCAGGGTGCATACGTTGATGCTTCTCAGCGTTATTCTTACTTCCAAAAGTTCATTCAGTATAACCCTAATAAGGCATCTGACCCTAACAAATTGGAGATTGCTCACTATGACTGGCACCGCACAACCTTCGATGCATTCCTGAACTATGACAAGTCATTTGCGAAGCATAACTTCAAGGCTATGCTCGGATGGCATACTGAACGCTATAAGTATCTGCCAGATTGGATGTATCGTAAGAACTTCCCTAATAATGAACTTACCGATTTGAACGCTGGTGATGCTTCGACACAACAGAATGCTGGTAACACTCGCGAGCTGGCGATGGTGTCATACTTCGGTCGTCTGAATTACGATTATGCAGGTCGTTACCTCTTTGAGGCAAACTTCCGTTCTGATGCTTCTTCACGCTTTGCGGAGGCTCATCGCTGGGGCTTCTTCCCATCATTCTCAGCTGCATGGCGTATCTCTGAGGAGCCATTCATGGAGAGTTCAAAGTCATGGTTGAATAACTTGAAGTTGCGTGCATCATGGGGTCAGTTGGGTAATCAGGATGCTTTGAACGATTACTATCCTTGGATGAATACTTACAACCTCAATGCGAAGTATCCATTTGGTGGTCAGCTCACTCCGGGTTACTATCAGGGTAGCTATCACCTTGAGACTATCTCTTGGGAACGTTCTACTACATGGGGCGTTGGTCTTGACTTTACCCTCTTCGGTGGTTTGACTGGTTCGTTGGATTACTACAACCGCAAGACGACTGGTATCATCATGGACGTATCTGCTCCAGCAGAGTTTGCACTCGGTGCTTACAAGGATAATATCGGTGCATTGCGTAATCAGGGTGTGGAACTCTCATTGGCTTACGCAAAGCAGTTGAACAAGGATTGGACAATCAATGTTGGTGCGAACTTCTCTTACAACAAGAATAAGATTCTCTACTTGGGTGAGGGAACCGAATATGTTGTAGATAAGGATAACCGCAACCGCCGTACAGCTATTGGTCAGCAGTACAAGAGCTATTATATGTACAAGGCAACGGGTAAGTTCTTCAACTCACAGCAGGAGGCTGACGACTACACAGCGAAGTATGGCAACCCATTCGGACGTAAGTTCATGGCGGGTGACCTTATCTATGAGGACACAAACGATGATGGTAAGCTCGATTCAAACGACCGTATCTACACCAAGCATACGGATATCCCTGCAATTACTTACGGCTTCAACCTTGGTGCAACATGGAAGAACGTAGACTTCTCTATGATTTGGCAGGGTGTTGGTGCTGTATCTCATATCTACAACCGTGAGGTTCTTGGTGAGTTCTCTGGTGATGCCAGCCACCCTTCAACACTGTGGAAAGACTCATGGACAGACGACAACCACAATGCTAAGTTGCCACGTGTATTCGAGACAGGAAACAGCCCAAGCGACATGACTCGTGCGATGTCAACCTTCTGGTTGTGGAACACAGCTTACTTGCGTTTGAAGACTTTGCAGTTGGGTTACACCCTTCCAAAGAGCGCACTCAAAGCAGTTGGTCTTGAGAAGGTACGTATCTACTATGCAGGTGAAAACCTCCTTACCTTCGATGCATTACCATTCAATATTGACCCAGAAGTGACCAGCGAGCGTGGATCATCTTATCCATTGCTGCGTTCACATTCTATCGGTATCAATATCACATTCTAA